The Spirulina subsalsa PCC 9445 region CATATTCATAAAGTATTTTTTTCTGTTCAATGTCCTTTAGATACATATCACATAAAAATTTAATATGTGATTCCTCTCGATTTTTAATTCTACAAGCGATTACTGTTTATATAGTTTGTTTTCAAATTCATAAGCAAACCTAACAGAGAATAAATTATTCTCTGTCCTTAATTCTCTCCCATAACTCAGAAATCGGTCTAGTTTTACCCTCTTTTACTTCTTGTAAAGCTCGTTTTAAACTAGCTTTAATTCTTGCTACAGGAGTATCATCTAGATCCGATTCGTTTTCTTCTGGTACCAAAAGAATCACTCTCACTCAACTGGGAGTATCAATCTCTAAGCTATCATCTAATAGCAATTGTTTTTGATCGTTAAGTGTTGCCATTACATCAAAAGCTTTCATGATCTGACCTCAACTCAATTTGAAATTCATCCCCTCACAGACTCATCCCCCACCAAGACATGAGATAAAAACATAAACCTGCACTGCCCAGCGGCACCGTCAGATTATCTAAACCAAAATTAGAGAAAGATTCTAACACCGTCGCGGCGATCGCAACCAATCCCGCAATACCCCACAATATCCCACAATTCCCATACACCGACACCAAAATACACAACGTCACCCCAAAACTCACCCCCAGCATCGTCAGGGAGCCTTCCCAACTCTTCCCATTCCCCCAAACCCGGTACTTATGTTTCCCCCAACGTTGCCCCACTAAAGCCGCCAATCCATCCCCCCAAGCCATCACCAGCACCCCAATCACCCCATAATAGGGCAACTGAGGAAAAAAAACCGCCACCAACAAGCCAATACTAATGGCATAGAAAAACGTCCCTAAACTTTGTCGCCCCACACTATTTAAACTGGGCAAAATCGGCAAAAAATAGGACACTAAAGCAATGAGAGAAGCCACAAAGGAAGCCCCCAAACCAATCCACGGGGGAACCTGAAGCCACCAAGCGAACAAGATCACATTGCCGGAGCCAATATGGACAATTTTCCGCGTAAATTCCGCCGTAGTATGAGAGAGACGGTTTAACCCCTCCGCCGTCACTACAATCACCAGTAAATAGCTTGAAACAAGGGCAATGGTAGCGAATTCACCGGGGGGAGATGGGAAGAAAGGCAGCAGAGACGACACAAGATAACCCTCACATTGGTTTGAGCCTACCGCTAAAATACCAGAAAGACATCATCTTTCTGAATCTACCTTTTGAACAATTATGTGGCTTAACCAACTGTTCGATCTCGCCAATCTCTTTGTTTTGCCCTTTTGGGCGTTGATGATTCTCCTCCCTAACTGGAAAATCACCCAAAACGTTATGAGTTCCGTTGTTCCCTTCGTTCCCCTCGCCGGATTATATATCTACTTTTTCGTTCTTTCTTTAAATCCCGATTCCCTCAACTCCTTTGCCGACACTAGCTTAAGCAATTTAAGCGTACTGTTTGGCAATGAACGAGTGATGGCGACGGGATGGGTGCATTATCTGGTGTTTGATCTCTTTGTCGGGCGCTGGATTTATTGGGAAGGACAGAAAACGGGAGTCTGGACTGTCCATTCCCTGATTTTGTGCCTCTTTGCGGGTCCGATGGGGTTATTGTCGCACCTCACCACCGCAGGATTAGTCAAGGTGTTGGGCAAAAAATCAGCAGAAACCCCTGTTGAGTCCACATCGGGTTAATCCATCCCGCATAATGGGAAAAAGATATTTTGATCGGGAGGTGAACTACCCCACCCTGCCGAGGCGGGAGGATGGAGCTTCCTGATTCAATGGGAAGTGATTTCTATACCGAAATATAGCCAGTCTTATCTTCCCTCCCCAGGCAGAAGTCCTAGTTCCGAAGACCCAAATTTTCTCTTGCAACACAGCCCTTTTTAGCTTGGTTTTCGCTTTGGGAGTTAGTGGTCAAGATATATTCATGTTAGCATGGATTCGCTGTCGCTCAGTATATTGCTGGGTTGCTATCCATCCCCTCCCTGCAAGCGAGGAAGGGGAATTCCGCAACATTTTTGTTAAATCATCATGCGAATGCTACACACTATGATCCGAGTTAGCAACTTAGAGGAGTCCCTCAAGTTCTACTGTGACATTTTGGGGATGAAACTCCTACGCCAAAAAGATTATCCGGGGGGAGAATTTACCCTAGCTTTTGTGGGTTATGGGGACGAGTCCGAGAACACGGTGATTGAGTTAACCTATAATTGGGGAACCGATCACTATGATTTAGGCAACGGTTTCGGTCACATTGCCTTGGGAGTGGATGATATTTACCAAACCTGCGAAACGATTAAAGCGCGGGGGGGGAAAGTTGTTCGGGAACCAGGGCCGATGAAACATGGTTCAACGGTTATTGCTTTTGTCGAAGATCCTAACGGTTATAAAATCGAGTTGATCCAAATTAGTAGTCAAGGGAAAGGGGCAGAAAAAGAAGTAGCAACAACGGCTCGTTAATGTAACGTATTCTGTTGGTCAAGAAGCCTTACCTTTGCTGCGCAACGCTGCACGTTCTCTACGAGACGCTACGGGAATCCGTTCGCGTAGCGTCCCGGGGGGATGGACAATCTGAATCGAACAATCTTGCTCCATAGATATTGAACCAAACTTGGTAAGACCGATTCAAATTGTTTTCAACTGTTCTCCTTATGACTTGGCTTAAGTGCGCGTCACGAGGATGCTAAACCCCGCGCTTGAGCGATTTCTCTGTCTCCAATTCCCCGTACTTGAGAACTCAGGAGAGAAACAATCGCAATGGTTTCTCCGGCAATCGTCATAAATTCTACTTCATAGCCCAAACCTTCTTGATGGACTAAGACAACAGTGCCTATATCGCCGGATTTTAAATCATAGTCCGGTAAATCTACGGGTGAACTACCCCGCCCACAAGGGGACGGGGCTTCCCAACTCAACAGCAACCGCCTCTACGGATGACTTACGCCCCCGCTTTGGTCTTACATTGCCTCCTTGGGCAGTATCGCTGGTTCCCAACGATAATATTCGTAAGCCTTCATCTCGAATATTGATAGCTGCATTTACGTCTCTGTCCTGTTGGGTTTGGCAATTGGGGCATTCCCAACTACGAACATCAAGAGGCAGACTATCAATCTGATTGAGGCATACATGACAAGTCTTACTGGACGGGAAAAACCGACCAATTTCTAGATAGGTTTTCCCGTCTTTTTCAGCCTTGTACTTTAACTGTCTGGTGAATTCTGACCATCCACAATCTGAAATCGCTTTGGCTAGATTGTGGTTTTTCACCATGTTTTTGACGGCCAGGTCTTCCACAACGATGACTTGGTTTTCGTTCACCAATTGGCGGGAGAGTTTGTGCTGGAAGTCTTTGCGAGTGTTAGCAATCCGCTCATGCACTCGCGCTACGATACGTTTTGCTTTAGCCCGACGCTTTGAACCCTTCTGTTTACGGGATAACTTTTGCTGCTTGCGTTTCAGGTTTTTCTCTCTCTTCTTGAGCGGTTTGGGATTATCAAATTTAGAACCATCAGACGTAATGGCAAAATGGGCTAACCCTAGGTCAATCCCAACCGCTTTACCTTGGCCGCTTATTTCAGGTTTAGGTAGTCCATCGTCAAAAAGCAAAGAGGCGGAGTATTTGCCCGTCCTACTCATGCTGACGGTAACGGTCTTCAGCTTACCATCAAAAACACGATGAAATTTTGCTTTGACATCACCGATTTTAGGCAATTTAATCGCTTTATCCAACAACTTGACGTGCTGCGGATACTGGATTGATTGCTTACCATGCTTGCTCTTGAAGTTGGGATATTGAGCTCTTCCCTCAAAGAAGCTGATAAACGCCCGAGAAAGATTCAGGGATACAGACTGGAGAACTTGGGAATAACATTGGGCCAACCAAGGAAACTCCTTTTTGAGTGCTGGTAAGCGGTCGTTATACCCCTGTCTTGACAATCCCTTCCCGGTTGCTTTGTAGGTTTCATTGTTCAGGTTTAGAGCGTAGTTCCACCACCTAGCACAGCCAAACGCCTTTGACAAGGCTACTTGCTGCTCAGTGGTTGGATAGATTCTGACCTTAACAACACTTCTCATTCTCCAAGTTTAACACAAAAAGGATTAATGGCAAGACCGATAGATTATTGTCAATCTGCGCGGCATTGAACCGCTTGATTGACTGGCCTTTCATCCCCACCCACGAGGGGATGGGGAGTTCCCGGCAATCTTTTTAAAACAACTCGGTCTAATTCACTAATCATGGGGTTCAAGATTTTAGGTGAATAAATCAAATCGAGCATCTCATCTTTGGCATTGATGTTGCTCTCTCGATTCATTCTTTTTCTTATCAGAGGAGAGTTTTTCAGCCAGCCTTAGATACTGTTGCGCCCCTTGAATGAGATCGCCCCCATAGACCCTCTGGTGTCTAGAAGAGAAACGAGAACCTCATTGCAGACCTTTCAAATAGTGTTGATAACGCTGTTCGGTTTGATCCAAGCTTAAAGATTGCGTCCAATACTCGACTAACGCATGACCAAAAGCCCAAGCTTCTTGGTCAGGGCGATCGCTACTGGCCAATAATAACGGCCAGAGGGCTAACAAATCAAAGGAGGGACTTTGGGCGTTCTTGCTCCCTAACAAACTATAGAGATCATAGGCTAGTTGTAACTTACCAATCACTACGGGTAATTGTTCCACGGGGATCTGTTCGGCGAGTAAATAGGCTAAGGTCGGGGATCCGGTGGTCAGGGTGGAGAGAAACTGAAGAATGGGGCTTTTAAGGAGGGCGGTGAGGCCTTGGGTGGTGGTCATTTGTAGGGTGTAACGGTCGATGAGTTTGGCGGTGGCGATAATCCGGGTTTCGCGATCGCGCAAAAAACGAGCCAGACGGATTTGTTGGGTGGGTGCGATCGCCTCCCACAGGGTCAGAGATAGCGCCTCTATATTCCAAGGGGCGCGCCCAGTCTGCCAATCTTGAGTCACCACAGGCAGGACTTGCCCACAAAACCCCGCCAACTGTTCCCCCCGGTATAGCGTCGCCTCCCGGATATTTTTTTCCTTGGGGCGATCGCCGTTTTGCCAATCATAGGGCGGCTCCCACTCCCGCAGAGGGCGCAACTTGTCTACCTGAGTCACGACCCCCAAAATAGGCAAATCCGAGGCTGTGGCGTGAATCTCCTGCAATAAATCCCCATCCATCTGTAACGCCGGGTCTAAGGCCGGAGTCACCAACAGCAACAAATCCGACTCCTGCGCCGCCTCCAACACCCAAGCCCGAAATTTAGGTTGGTTCACCTGTTCGTAACCCGGTGTATCCCACAAAATGAGACTATCCCCTTGGGGGGTTTCCCAGTGATAACGTTTAATTTGATCCGTACTGGGTAACACATCCACCTCCCCCTGTTGGGCTTCAAACAAGCTATTAATTAAGCTAGTTTTCCCCGCCCCCGTGCGCCCCATAAACAACAAATTCAAGGGCTTTTGGTCTAATTGTTCCGTCGGTTCTGCCGCCTCTAAAATCGCCTGTAAGGTGGTCGTTTTCGCCTTCGCCAGACTGGGGGTAGGAGAAGCCGTTGCTAGATTCGGCGCATCTTGTCCCCCATAGAGTGCCGCCGCTTGACGGGCTAAATTGCGCAGCGCCGTTTCTCGCACCATTTGCCCCAAATTGACCAAGAGTTGCTGAGTGGCCTTTTGATTCGTCCCCTGACTCGCCAGCCGGGCCGCCGCCGCCGCCGGATTGAGGAGCCATTGCGCCCAATTCCAGACCCGCCACACTTTCCGGGCAGAAGGTTCTAATTTTTGATAGAGAGCATAAGCTTGATAGGCTTGTCCCACCGTCACTTGATTTAAGGCCGGACTTAACTGTTCCATCCAACGGTCTACATCTTCAACGGTACTGCGCATTAAACCATAGGCTTGGGGAATGTAAATATTGAGGATGGGATATTGGACTTGGGGATGATAAACTTGCGCCACCTGCACCACCACCTCCCCACAACGTCCCCAAAAGGTCGCCATATCCTCCCAGAGCGGGCGATCGCCTTGAGCTTGGGCTAGAATATCCTCTAGGACTTGTTCCACCCGTTCTGATGCCTCATCCCGGCGTTCTGGGGTGAAGGTGGGCGAGTCTAGACTTTGTTCCCAAGCGACCAGGGGCGTTTCGAGGGAGCTAGGCAGGGATTTAGTCCAGCGCACTAATAACCAACGCCAGCCCACGAAAAGAAGCGTGAAAACCGCCCAAATCCAATTCAGCCCCCAATCATGGATTTGTGTTCCGGCCGCAATGAGCAGGAACAGAACCATCACCGTAATGGGCGTAATTAAAACAATCCATTGCCAAGGTTTAAGTCGCATGGTTTGAGTCCGGGGAACAGTTGATTCATTCTAACCATCAAAAAAATTAGCATCAAATCATCCAGCGCATTCCTAAACAACGTGGGAAGAGTTAGAGCCATGAAACCTGCTTATTTATTCGCCTGTGCCTTATCCTGCTGTTTAGTCGCAGCCCCCCCAATGGGCAAAGAATCTAGCTGGGCTGCCCTCAGCTTTACACAGCCTAGCTTTGCCGCTACTCCTAAGTTTAATCCGACAGAACAGACCCGGATTCAGGTGTACGAGAAAGCCAGTCCGGCCGTGGTCACGATTGACATGGGGAACGGTTCAGGGTCAGGGAGTATCATTCAGGAACAGGGCTTAGTTTTAACCAATCATCATGTGATATCTGGGGCGAGACAAGGGGTGGTTTTAGTCATCACGGCCGATGGTCAACGCCATCGTGGACAAGTGTTAGCCTTAGACCGTGGCAATGATTTAGCCTTAGTACAAATTATTGCCGACCGACGATTCCCCACTATTCCTTTAGCCACTTCCCGGGAGATTCGTGTCGGTCAGGAAGTTTATGCCATTGGGAGTCCTTTTGGCTTGGCGGGAACCTTCACCACAGGGATTTTAAGCCGCATTGCCCCCAACGGGGACTTACAAACCGATGCCGCCATTAATCAGGGCAATTCTGGGGGGCCACTCTTGAACTCCCAAGGCCACTTAATTGGGGTGAATAAGGCGATTTTAAGCACAGGGGGGGGCAATATTGGCATCGGCTTTGCCACCAGTGCAGAAGCGGCACAGGGCTTTATTAATCAACACCGCGATCGCATTGCCCAAGCCCGCAACGTCGCCGTTGAACTAGCCCGACAACCCCAACGACAACCCCAAGCGCGCCCCCCGGCTCCAAGTCGTGACAGTCGCCACAGTTTAGGCATTGCTATCACCTCTGATTTAGTCATCCAACAGGTTCACCAAGGTTCTCTGGCGGCTCGTTTGGGGTTACGACCGGGCGATCGCATTGTTGCCATTAACCGCCGTCGTGTCCATGATATTCGGGATCTCCTCTCCTTCCTCAATAGTCGTCCGGGAGGGGCTGAAATTACCTTTGCTCGCGATCGCCGTCTTGCCACCGTACAAATCCGTTTTTAAGATGTCCACTGCTCTCATTACAGGTGCATCCTTTGGCTTAGGGGCAGCCTATGCCCGCGCCCTCGCCCAGAGAAACTTTAACCTAATTTTGGTCGCCCGTTCTCAAGACCGACTCGAAGACCTAGGCACTCAATTGACCCGAGAATACGGGATTCAAGTCCTCGTTATTGCCCAAGACTTGACCGCCCCCGATGGGGTGGATCAGGTGCTGCAACAAGTGGAAACCCACCACTGGGCGATTGATTGGCTGATCAATAACGCCGGATTTGGTGATTATGGTCCTTTTGTTAAAAGCGATCGCCGCAAACAACAGCAAATGGTACAATTGAACATCGCCGCTCTAGTAGACATGACCCATCAAGTCCTGCCCCAAATGGTCGCCCGAAAACAGGGAGTTATTCTCAACATTGCCTCCATTGCTGCCTTTTGGTCCATGCCCTACCTCTCCCTCTATGCCGCCACAAAAGCCTTTGTTCTCCAGTTTAGTGAGGCACTCTGGGCGGAAAATCAAGATCAAGGGGTGTTGGTAACAGCCATCTGTCCCGGACCCACGCAAACCCGCTTTTTTGAGGTTGCCGGGTTTGACCCTCGCCTCCGTCCTGACCAGTCCCAAAACGTCGCCACCCCGGAATCCGTTGTCGCGGCCACTTTAAGGGCTGTGGAACGGCAAGACCCTGTGATTGTGACAGGTTGGGCGAATAAGCTTTTAATCAATGTACCGCGCTTTCTACCTCGGGAATGGTTAGTTAAGGTCATTGAACCCCAATTTCGTCCGCCGACGTGAGGGACAATTTTTGATCAATTAGTATGAGTAATAAAGAGGATTAGTTCGTGGCTAAACCATCAGCAATGGGAAGAATTCTGACTGATTTAAAGGTTATTAATCGCATTGATCAAGCCAACGCCGAAGATGGTCGAATTCCATCAGATCAAGTGCGTTCCATCCAGCTCAAAAATGTTCTAGTTGATACTGGAGCAACAACCCTCTGTCTACCCAGTCAAGTGATTCTAACATTGGGGCTAAAACTTCTCAAAGAAGTCGATGTGGCAACCGCTAATGGCTTTAGCAAAGCCCGAATTTTTCAAGATGCTAAGATTGCTCTTATGGGACGAGAAGGCACGTTTGAGTGCTTAGAACTGCCCGGTGGTAGAGATCCGTTGCTCGGGGTTATTCCTCTTGAAGCTCTGGGCATTGAATTGGATTTACAACATCAACAGCTAAGACTGTTGCCTGATGAATCGAGGGAAACTTATTTAACGATTTTGTCCTGTTCCATTGACACTCCCCAACCTAAAAGCGACTCAGCACCGTCCTACAGTATGGGTGCTTTCTAGAAAACAGAATCCTTATCCCGGATTATTCCCCTAATGGCAAACTATACCAAGCATGAGTGACTAATTCACTCAGCCAACGTCGTTGAGCGCCATCGAGCAGGTTATGATCAGTCAAGACCTCTGCCGTGAGATCGGAGAGGGATTTTCCTTGGGCGCGGGCAATTTGGATCACTCCGGCGATCGCCGCCGCGACTAACTCCTCATTCACCGGACGGTGCTGGAGGGCTTGCATTTCTTCTGAACTCTTAGGAATGGGATAATTCATGGCGAATCCTGATTCACCCTAGTGATTTAACAACAAATCGGCAACGGCAACAGTGTAAACTTTCTTTAACACATTTTAAGGATTTTACGACTTTGTGATCCTTAAGTAATCCCCACGCTCTGGTTAGTGAAAAGAACCCCGATGAAAGAACTCCTGTATATTGAACTTCCGACACCGGAAACTCAAGCGGTGTTAGCTTGGCTCCATGACCAATGGCGGCCAGAACTTGGACAGAAACTTAACACTCCCGATGGTGTTCGCTGGCAATTCCCCCACAAATCTTCACAACCGGGGGAAAGGATTCCAGAAACTGAACTCTCCATTTTCCTCTGGTCAGTCCAGCGTACCACCTACCTTAAGGTGTTTCGTTGGGGGAAAATCCCCCTACCCCAAGAACGTCGGCTGTTAGGGAAGCTGGAAGCGGATCTCAGACAACAATTCCCGCAACGCTATCCAGCGCCGCCGGATATCGATCTGAGTCAACAGTCTATTTTTAGCGCCCTTGCGCCCTACTACCCCCAAACGGTGCATTTTTTCCAGAAAATGCCCCAAGGGGAACAGGATTTACAACGGGCTTACTGGTGGGAGAAGCGCTGGCGGGAAAGTGTTTGCACCCCACAAAATCCGAAATCGGTTGTTTTTCCCTTAACCAACTCTCAAACCCTTGCCCCCGAATATGACCTAATTTATATCGGAGGGGCGTTAGGGGTCATTCATGCCGCCGTGATGGCTGGGCGGGGCTACAACGTCCTTGTAGTGGAACGTCTGGGCTTCGGTCGCATGAACCGAGAGTGGAATATTTCTAGGGCAGAGTTCCAGAGTTTAATCGATTTGGGACTCTTTACACCGGATGAGTTTGAGTCCATTATTGCACGAGAATATCGGGATGGGTTCAGTAAATTCTTTGATGGCAATAATCCCCCCCATTTAAAAGCCAATATTCTCTACACGCCAACGGTGTTAAATATTGCGGTGGATTCGGGGAAATTATTAAAACTCTGTGGCGAAAAGTTAAGGGCGGCCGGGGGCGAAATTTGGGATTTTACGGAATTTTCTCGGGTGGAGATTGGGGAAACGGGGGTACAAGTCCACACAACGGCGTTGGAGACGGGGATGACTAAAACGGTGACGGGACGCTTGCTGATTGATGCGATGGGGACGGCTTCGCCCATTGCTTGGCAACTCAACGGCGGACGGGCTTTTGATAGTGTCTGTCCGACGGTGGGGGCGGTTTTATCGGGGATTTCCCCCCAAGTTTGGAATCCTGAATATGGGGATGTGCTGAACTCTCATGGGGATATTTCCCGCGGCCGCCAATTGATTTGGGAGTTGTTCCCTATTGAGGAGGATAATTTAACCCTCTATCTGTTCCACTATCACCAAGTTAACCCAGAAAATCCGGGGTCGTTGTTGGAGATGTATGAGGACTTTTTCTCAATTTTGCCGGAATATCGACGCTGTGACCCGGAACAGTTGGTCTGGAAAAAGGCGACGTTTGGCTATATTCCGGGTCATTTTACGGTGGGAGGAGGCGATCGCAAGGTGGCGTTTGATCGGCTATTAGCGATTGGGGATGCGGCTTCCCTACAATCCCCCCTGGTGTTTACCGGATTTGGCTCTCTGGTGCGCAATTTAGGCCGTCTCACCCATTTATTAGATGTTGCCCTCCAACAGGATTTACTCCAAGCCCAACACTTGAACCAAATCCGCGCCTATCAGAGTAATATCGCGGTGACTTGGCTCTTTTCTAAGGGGATGATGGTACCGACGGGGCAAATTCTACCCCCAGAACGGATTAATGCCATGTTAAACACCTTTTTCGGCTTGTTGGCTAATGAACCCTACGAGGTGGCGGATACGTTTATTAAAGACCGTTTTAACTGGCTGACGTTTAACCGTTTGGCACTAAAGGCGGCGTTTATGAATCCGGCGCTCATTCCTTGGATTTGGGAACAGGCCGGGGCAAAGGATTTTATCCGTTGGCTGGGCAGTTATTTCTGGTTTGGGCTAGATTCCCTCATTGCTTGGGCGTTTCGCGGTTGGTTGCCTCAAGTTTTAGCAGGGCTGCAAGGGTGGTTAGAGCCGAATTATCCGGGGCTGTGGCTGCGGTTGTTGAGTTTTAGCTACAGTTTAACGGGGGTGGGAGATTCCCCCCATTTTGCCTTGGACCAACAACAGCAGGCGCTACGCCGTCAACAGAAGGCGAACGCACTGCCCCCGGAAGTGGAATTAAGCCGCTAATAATGGTCGCTCCGGAGTAGTTCTCACGGAGCGACCAATGGCAGAGGCAACGGGTTGTAAACGGTGGACGAGGGCGACCATATCTTCTAGGGAGAGGGCTTGACGAGCATCAGAAATGGATTTTTCGGGTTCGGGGTGGCACTCAATGATTAACCCATCGGCTCCACAGGCGATCGCCGCCTTCGCCAAGGGAGCGACTAATTCCCGCTTCCCAACGGCGTGGGAGGGGTCTACAATCACGGGTAAATGGGTGAGTTGTTTCAGGGCAACTACAGCCCCGAGATCCAAGACATTACGAGTGAAATTATCGAAGCTGCGGATTCCCCGTTCACATAACACGACTTGGGGGTTGCCATGACTCAAAATATATTCCGCCGCCCCTAGGAATTCCTCAATGGTCGCCGCTAATCCTCGCTTGAGTAGGATGGGTTTTCCGGCCTGGCCGAGGGCTTTGAGGAGGTCGAAGTTCTGCATATTGCGACTGCCAACTTGCAGCATATCGGCAACCTCGGCGAGTTCTTCAATTTGTGCGATCGCCATCACTTCCGTAACCACCGGAATCTGGTGCTGCCTACGCACCCGCGCTAAAATGTCTAACCCCTCATGACCTAACCCTTGGAAGGAGTAGGGCAGGGTGCGAGGCTTATAAACGCCGCCCCGTAACGCTTGGACAGGAGCGGCGCTCAGTGTTTCAGCTACGGTGTCCATTTGTTCCTGACTTTCCACCGAACAAGGCCCGCCAATAATCACCACTTCTTCCCCCCCGAATACCACCTCAGAGGACAGGGAAACTAAGGTCATATCGTGGTCGTGTTGTTTAGCAATCAGTTGAGTCTGAGACATGGTGTGAACCTTCCTTAAAGCATGAATAATGAAACAAAAAAAGCTCGGAATCACAGTCCGAGCAAGAGGGAGAGACAACAGGATCTACGCTCGGACTATCCAGTAGGCCAAGTAAAATAAAAACCAAAAAACCAACAAGGAGCAGCGATGATCATAGGTGTCTCTGTGATGAACGGGTGTTTGGGGATAACCCCCTAAAAAGCAAAAAACCGCAGACTCTTTAGAGTGCTTGCGGTTCACCGAGTTTTCCCTTTTGCTTTCGCCAGCTTAAACGGGACTCACCCTCGGTGAACCTGTCTAAACCAAAAATAAAAGTAGCTCGCGCTGGGGAAATTCATCTAGGAAACTGGTGATTTTAATAAGTTGAATGGAAACTTGCTAGGTTGTTAATTCCAGAGGAGGTTAATTCCGGGTGTTGTTGATTCCAGAAACTCCACCCTAGATATTTAAACCTAGACTGCCTTGAAGGGAACTTAGTTCCCCACTGGCAATATAACCCTATCAGATTGGTTGAGCAAAGTCAACCGGGAATTAATCAACTCCTCACTTGGATTAACAAAGCCGTCCAAACAAAATTAGGGTTGTAATAGGATTCGACCACAGCCACGCGATAGCAGAGGGTTTCCTCCCCCACCGGAATCAACAAATGATCTCCCGTTCGCGGCACAGCATTATAGGCTGTGATGTAGGCCTCGGAACTATGGGGAACTTGCTCAAAAATATAGCGATCGCGATTAATCCCTTTGCGATAGTCGTGAGTCCTCTGTTTTTCACCCCAACGGGGAACAGATAAGCCCAACTTCTCAAAAGGTGTTTTGCTGGTCAAAGAGGATAAAGAATTCAGAAAGGTCATAATAGAAGTTGAGTCTCGGTGCAGTCACTGATTTCAGCCTAACAACTACAGCCTACAAACTGCCACTCCTCTTTGCCCTCCTACAATTGGCTGATTAGGGTTTCCCTTCCCACTCATC contains the following coding sequences:
- a CDS encoding diacylglycerol/polyprenol kinase family protein; this encodes MSSLLPFFPSPPGEFATIALVSSYLLVIVVTAEGLNRLSHTTAEFTRKIVHIGSGNVILFAWWLQVPPWIGLGASFVASLIALVSYFLPILPSLNSVGRQSLGTFFYAISIGLLVAVFFPQLPYYGVIGVLVMAWGDGLAALVGQRWGKHKYRVWGNGKSWEGSLTMLGVSFGVTLCILVSVYGNCGILWGIAGLVAIAATVLESFSNFGLDNLTVPLGSAGLCFYLMSWWGMSL
- a CDS encoding ABA4-like family protein — translated: MWLNQLFDLANLFVLPFWALMILLPNWKITQNVMSSVVPFVPLAGLYIYFFVLSLNPDSLNSFADTSLSNLSVLFGNERVMATGWVHYLVFDLFVGRWIYWEGQKTGVWTVHSLILCLFAGPMGLLSHLTTAGLVKVLGKKSAETPVESTSG
- the gloA gene encoding lactoylglutathione lyase, which produces MRMLHTMIRVSNLEESLKFYCDILGMKLLRQKDYPGGEFTLAFVGYGDESENTVIELTYNWGTDHYDLGNGFGHIALGVDDIYQTCETIKARGGKVVREPGPMKHGSTVIAFVEDPNGYKIELIQISSQGKGAEKEVATTAR
- a CDS encoding DUF4926 domain-containing protein, with protein sequence MSWEAPSPCGRGSSPVDLPDYDLKSGDIGTVVLVHQEGLGYEVEFMTIAGETIAIVSLLSSQVRGIGDREIAQARGLASS
- a CDS encoding RNA-guided endonuclease InsQ/TnpB family protein → MRSVVKVRIYPTTEQQVALSKAFGCARWWNYALNLNNETYKATGKGLSRQGYNDRLPALKKEFPWLAQCYSQVLQSVSLNLSRAFISFFEGRAQYPNFKSKHGKQSIQYPQHVKLLDKAIKLPKIGDVKAKFHRVFDGKLKTVTVSMSRTGKYSASLLFDDGLPKPEISGQGKAVGIDLGLAHFAITSDGSKFDNPKPLKKREKNLKRKQQKLSRKQKGSKRRAKAKRIVARVHERIANTRKDFQHKLSRQLVNENQVIVVEDLAVKNMVKNHNLAKAISDCGWSEFTRQLKYKAEKDGKTYLEIGRFFPSSKTCHVCLNQIDSLPLDVRSWECPNCQTQQDRDVNAAINIRDEGLRILSLGTSDTAQGGNVRPKRGRKSSVEAVAVELGSPVPLWAG
- a CDS encoding GTPase family protein; amino-acid sequence: MRLKPWQWIVLITPITVMVLFLLIAAGTQIHDWGLNWIWAVFTLLFVGWRWLLVRWTKSLPSSLETPLVAWEQSLDSPTFTPERRDEASERVEQVLEDILAQAQGDRPLWEDMATFWGRCGEVVVQVAQVYHPQVQYPILNIYIPQAYGLMRSTVEDVDRWMEQLSPALNQVTVGQAYQAYALYQKLEPSARKVWRVWNWAQWLLNPAAAAARLASQGTNQKATQQLLVNLGQMVRETALRNLARQAAALYGGQDAPNLATASPTPSLAKAKTTTLQAILEAAEPTEQLDQKPLNLLFMGRTGAGKTSLINSLFEAQQGEVDVLPSTDQIKRYHWETPQGDSLILWDTPGYEQVNQPKFRAWVLEAAQESDLLLLVTPALDPALQMDGDLLQEIHATASDLPILGVVTQVDKLRPLREWEPPYDWQNGDRPKEKNIREATLYRGEQLAGFCGQVLPVVTQDWQTGRAPWNIEALSLTLWEAIAPTQQIRLARFLRDRETRIIATAKLIDRYTLQMTTTQGLTALLKSPILQFLSTLTTGSPTLAYLLAEQIPVEQLPVVIGKLQLAYDLYSLLGSKNAQSPSFDLLALWPLLLASSDRPDQEAWAFGHALVEYWTQSLSLDQTEQRYQHYLKGLQ
- a CDS encoding S1C family serine protease, with product MKPAYLFACALSCCLVAAPPMGKESSWAALSFTQPSFAATPKFNPTEQTRIQVYEKASPAVVTIDMGNGSGSGSIIQEQGLVLTNHHVISGARQGVVLVITADGQRHRGQVLALDRGNDLALVQIIADRRFPTIPLATSREIRVGQEVYAIGSPFGLAGTFTTGILSRIAPNGDLQTDAAINQGNSGGPLLNSQGHLIGVNKAILSTGGGNIGIGFATSAEAAQGFINQHRDRIAQARNVAVELARQPQRQPQARPPAPSRDSRHSLGIAITSDLVIQQVHQGSLAARLGLRPGDRIVAINRRRVHDIRDLLSFLNSRPGGAEITFARDRRLATVQIRF
- a CDS encoding SDR family NAD(P)-dependent oxidoreductase, which encodes MSTALITGASFGLGAAYARALAQRNFNLILVARSQDRLEDLGTQLTREYGIQVLVIAQDLTAPDGVDQVLQQVETHHWAIDWLINNAGFGDYGPFVKSDRRKQQQMVQLNIAALVDMTHQVLPQMVARKQGVILNIASIAAFWSMPYLSLYAATKAFVLQFSEALWAENQDQGVLVTAICPGPTQTRFFEVAGFDPRLRPDQSQNVATPESVVAATLRAVERQDPVIVTGWANKLLINVPRFLPREWLVKVIEPQFRPPT
- a CDS encoding aspartyl protease family protein; protein product: MGRILTDLKVINRIDQANAEDGRIPSDQVRSIQLKNVLVDTGATTLCLPSQVILTLGLKLLKEVDVATANGFSKARIFQDAKIALMGREGTFECLELPGGRDPLLGVIPLEALGIELDLQHQQLRLLPDESRETYLTILSCSIDTPQPKSDSAPSYSMGAF